A genomic segment from Nicotiana sylvestris chromosome 1, ASM39365v2, whole genome shotgun sequence encodes:
- the LOC104247597 gene encoding 3'-5' exonuclease-like, producing the protein MYSSYGSSSSDTTTLKYRIKFGGRTIETTVTNKAAIANEWATEMLNKYAGKDTVVGLDNEWRPNFSPYRSNKTATLQLCIDDRCLIVQLFYLDEMPQTLKTFLANPNFIFVGVEVAEDILKLKNEYRLVCNRSADIRDVAKSTWPGRYSRPGLKDLAREICGLYMPKPKHVCMSNWEARVLSESQVEYACIDAYASYKIGHKLLMEM; encoded by the coding sequence ATGTACTCATCATATGGTAGCAGCAGCTCTGACACCACCACTTTAAAGTACCGAATCAAATTTGGTGGACGAACAATTGAAACAACAGTGACTAATAAAGCTGCGATTGCCAATGAATGGGCAACTGAAATGCTCAACAAATATGCTGGAAAAGACACAGTTGTTGGTTTAGACAACGAATGGAGACCTAATTTTAGTCCATATAGAAGCAACAAAACAGCTACACTCCAACTCTGCATCGACGACAGGTGTCTCATAGTGCAGTTGTTTTATTTGGACGAAATGCCACAAACCCTCAAAACATTCTTGGCTAATCCTAACTTTATATTTGTGGGAGTTGAGGTTGCTGAAGATATCCTTAAACTAAAGAATGAGTATAGATTGGTTTGTAATAGAAGTGCTGATATTCGTGATGTTGCTAAGAGTACGTGGCCAGGCAGGTATTCTCGTCCAGGATTGAAAGATCTTGCTCGTGAAATATGTGGTCTTTATATGCCTAAGCCAAAACATGTGTGCATGAGTAATTGGGAGGCAAGGGTTCTTAGTGAAAGCCAAGTTGAATATGCTTGTATTGATGCTTATGCTTCCTACAAGATTGGTCACAAGCTTCTCATGGAAATGTGA